The following coding sequences lie in one Pontibacter sp. G13 genomic window:
- a CDS encoding macro domain-containing protein has protein sequence MSPKHRRCDGHSEIELMGSMKTVNGDLIKLAQAGEFDLIVHGCNCFCKMGAGIALGIKRAFPLAYQADLATPKGSHEKLGTISHAIVVTDHGQLIVVNAYTQFDYRGKGVKVDYQALRLAFRAIKDRFGDLRIGFPAIGAGLAGGDWDLIASIIEEELEGTDFTFVKYQP, from the coding sequence TTGTCTCCAAAACATAGAAGGTGTGATGGTCATTCTGAAATCGAACTAATGGGATCAATGAAAACGGTAAATGGGGATTTGATAAAACTTGCCCAAGCAGGGGAGTTTGATTTGATCGTTCACGGTTGCAACTGTTTCTGTAAAATGGGTGCAGGTATAGCTCTAGGGATAAAACGGGCTTTTCCTCTGGCTTACCAAGCAGATTTAGCTACCCCAAAAGGAAGTCATGAGAAGCTGGGTACGATCTCGCATGCCATAGTTGTGACGGATCATGGCCAATTGATTGTGGTCAATGCTTATACCCAGTTTGATTATCGTGGCAAAGGGGTGAAGGTAGATTATCAGGCGCTACGCTTGGCTTTTCGTGCGATCAAGGACCGTTTTGGAGATCTTCGAATAGGGTTTCCAGCTATCGGAGCTGGATTGGCTGGAGGTGATTGGGATTTGATTGCCTCAATCATTGAAGAAGAACTAGAAGGGACCGATTTCACCTTTGTCAAGTACCAACCTTGA
- a CDS encoding AraC family transcriptional regulator, whose protein sequence is MRPELERVNVGAAQSIEAFHYAKSHFNAPWHFHPQHELTYLTESVGTKFIGDFVGPYAPGELVLLSSYLPHCWKNHPNQSLASSTVIQWNGDIIPQIPETQSIHSMLTRAELGLIFDPETADEVVPQLAHIPELTGAARFSALINVLGKLAESPAEPLSTIRFDRGISSEVSSRIGTIQDFVARHYPRKITLAEVAALVHLSEQAFSRFFSKAMGRPFFTFLNEYRINMAGHMLMSTDWSISQIGFACGYESLPFFHKQFRKYRGISPAKFRKHYGAIPG, encoded by the coding sequence ATGAGACCAGAACTGGAACGAGTCAATGTGGGAGCCGCCCAATCTATCGAGGCTTTTCACTATGCCAAATCGCACTTCAATGCACCGTGGCATTTTCATCCGCAGCACGAGCTAACCTATCTGACAGAAAGTGTCGGCACTAAATTCATTGGAGACTTTGTAGGCCCTTACGCACCCGGAGAATTGGTCTTGCTCAGTTCCTACCTACCCCATTGCTGGAAAAATCACCCGAATCAGTCCTTGGCATCTTCCACCGTAATCCAATGGAATGGAGATATTATCCCCCAAATTCCCGAAACACAGTCTATCCACTCGATGCTTACTCGGGCAGAACTGGGATTGATTTTCGATCCGGAAACGGCCGACGAGGTAGTGCCGCAATTGGCTCACATTCCAGAATTAACCGGAGCAGCCAGGTTTTCGGCATTGATCAACGTTCTGGGAAAATTAGCTGAAAGTCCTGCGGAACCCCTTTCCACCATTCGATTCGACCGCGGAATTTCTTCGGAAGTTAGTTCACGGATTGGTACGATTCAGGATTTTGTGGCTCGTCATTACCCTCGGAAGATCACATTGGCGGAGGTGGCGGCGCTCGTTCATCTTTCGGAACAGGCTTTTTCCCGATTCTTCAGCAAGGCGATGGGGCGGCCCTTTTTCACCTTCCTCAACGAATACCGCATCAATATGGCTGGCCACATGCTCATGTCCACAGATTGGTCGATCAGCCAGATAGGGTTTGCCTGCGGCTATGAGTCCCTTCCCTTTTTCCACAAGCAATTCCGCAAATATCGAGGCATATCTCCTGCCAAGTTCCGCAAGCATTATGGTGCCATTCCGGGTTGA
- a CDS encoding glutamate synthase-related protein, translating into MAFLKTLSFDSLEDRTPTPLQVKGLDLVVIRYDDEVSVLYGRCLHRGALLADGFVQGDNLICGLHGWDYRYDTGVSSYNSSEFLQKFTHEIREGHIWLNEADIDEYLLHHPQPFNREEYQGQYADTHPESTEPYTGYIHTLAKNGLSQYGHHGPSASMGVDRNLLPKWEQIQFLPAQLSSHPLLDDHEVGTSVVIGPNAQKPLMLDIPLFVSDMSFGALSKEAKTALSKGAEMAGTGICSGEGGALPDEQSHNSRYFYELASAKFGFSWDKVIASKAFHFKAGQGAKTGTGGHLPGHKVTPEIAEVRGLPVGQTAISPATFTDMRTPADFRAFAEQVRDKTGGIPVGFKLAASHVEADIEFALDAGADYLILDGRGGGTGSAPTILRDNINVPTIPALARARKHLDLLGRKDITLVITGGLRVPEDFAKALMLGADAVAISNAALQAIGCLGMRACGTNNCPVGIATQQEHLRSRLIVDQSAKRLATFLEAATDLMKVIARACGHDHFSKFNFDDLSTTDLEMHRLTGISYAGINP; encoded by the coding sequence ATGGCATTCCTCAAAACGCTTTCTTTCGATTCTCTCGAGGATCGGACCCCTACGCCTCTCCAAGTCAAGGGATTGGATCTAGTTGTCATCCGTTACGACGATGAAGTTTCCGTGCTGTATGGCAGGTGTCTTCATCGGGGGGCTCTATTGGCAGACGGATTTGTCCAAGGCGACAATCTCATCTGCGGACTTCACGGCTGGGATTATCGGTACGACACCGGGGTCAGTTCCTACAATTCATCTGAATTCCTCCAAAAATTCACCCATGAAATTCGCGAAGGTCATATCTGGCTGAACGAAGCTGACATCGACGAATACCTCCTGCACCATCCCCAGCCTTTCAATCGGGAGGAATATCAAGGCCAATATGCAGACACCCATCCCGAATCCACTGAGCCCTACACTGGATACATTCACACTCTGGCCAAAAATGGACTTTCTCAATATGGCCACCACGGTCCTTCGGCCAGTATGGGGGTGGATCGCAACTTATTGCCCAAGTGGGAACAGATTCAATTTCTTCCTGCCCAACTTTCCAGCCATCCGTTGCTGGACGACCATGAGGTTGGAACTTCTGTTGTCATCGGTCCCAATGCTCAAAAACCTTTGATGTTGGACATCCCCCTGTTTGTGTCCGACATGAGTTTTGGAGCATTGTCCAAGGAAGCCAAAACTGCGCTTTCGAAAGGAGCAGAAATGGCCGGAACGGGGATTTGTTCGGGAGAAGGCGGCGCATTGCCGGATGAACAATCTCACAATTCAAGGTATTTCTATGAATTGGCATCCGCCAAATTTGGGTTCTCCTGGGACAAGGTGATAGCCTCCAAAGCCTTTCACTTCAAGGCAGGTCAAGGTGCCAAAACAGGGACTGGCGGCCACCTTCCGGGACACAAGGTAACGCCAGAGATCGCCGAAGTTCGGGGGCTTCCCGTCGGACAAACTGCCATTTCTCCTGCCACCTTCACAGATATGCGAACGCCTGCGGATTTCCGGGCATTTGCCGAGCAGGTACGGGATAAGACCGGTGGAATCCCCGTAGGCTTTAAGCTGGCGGCCAGTCATGTCGAAGCAGACATTGAATTTGCCTTAGATGCCGGGGCGGACTATCTGATTCTGGATGGCAGAGGCGGAGGGACTGGTTCTGCTCCGACCATTTTGCGGGACAATATCAACGTCCCTACAATTCCAGCCTTGGCCCGGGCGAGGAAGCATCTGGATCTCTTGGGCAGGAAGGACATCACCTTGGTCATTACGGGTGGACTGCGTGTGCCTGAAGATTTCGCGAAGGCTCTCATGCTTGGTGCGGACGCTGTGGCCATTTCCAATGCTGCGCTTCAAGCGATTGGTTGCTTGGGCATGCGGGCATGTGGGACCAACAATTGTCCGGTCGGAATCGCCACCCAACAAGAACATTTGCGCAGCAGATTAATTGTCGACCAATCTGCGAAACGATTGGCCACTTTTTTGGAAGCAGCCACCGATTTGATGAAGGTCATCGCCCGAGCCTGTGGCCATGACCATTTTTCTAAATTCAACTTTGACGACCTGAGTACCACAGACCTTGAGATGCACCGTCTAACCGGAATCTCATACGCCGGCATCAATCCCTGA
- a CDS encoding MarR family transcriptional regulator — protein sequence MIEEQLKLSNQICFPMYAVSRLLTKTYKPYLEAIDLTYPQYLVMMVLWETDGIPVKEISAKLILESNTLTPLLKRLEQKGLLQRSRSQSDERTVIIQLTKAGQDLQTQAAHIPFQITSHLNTDNISLQQLLQVKEILNTWITQLTDPQSPPHTS from the coding sequence ATGATCGAAGAACAGCTCAAACTATCCAATCAAATCTGCTTCCCGATGTATGCCGTCTCCCGGCTACTGACCAAAACCTATAAGCCCTACCTTGAGGCGATCGATCTCACCTATCCTCAATACCTCGTGATGATGGTGCTATGGGAGACAGATGGCATTCCCGTCAAAGAAATTTCTGCCAAACTCATCCTTGAAAGCAACACCCTCACCCCGCTACTAAAGCGCCTAGAACAGAAAGGCCTACTCCAAAGATCCCGCTCCCAATCCGACGAACGAACCGTCATCATCCAATTGACAAAAGCCGGACAAGACCTCCAAACCCAAGCAGCCCACATCCCCTTCCAAATCACCAGCCACCTCAACACTGACAACATTTCCCTCCAACAACTCCTCCAAGTCAAAGAAATCCTCAATACCTGGATCACCCAACTTACCGACCCCCAATCCCCCCCCCACACTTCCTAA
- a CDS encoding VOC family protein, producing the protein MKDAISWFEIPVADFDRAKTFYETILAVELPIMEWTEQNAKLAMLPADMKNGGVGGCLMSAPGYAPAKEGVRIYLNGGDDLAGPLDRVEAAGGKVVLPKTAIGENGFMGFFQDTEGNVVGFHSRN; encoded by the coding sequence ATGAAAGATGCCATCAGCTGGTTTGAAATCCCTGTCGCCGATTTTGACCGCGCCAAAACATTCTACGAAACAATACTAGCCGTTGAACTACCCATTATGGAATGGACGGAGCAAAATGCCAAGCTGGCCATGCTTCCTGCTGATATGAAAAATGGAGGAGTAGGCGGTTGCCTCATGTCCGCGCCGGGGTACGCGCCCGCTAAAGAAGGTGTGAGAATCTATCTCAATGGTGGAGACGATCTTGCGGGCCCATTAGATCGAGTGGAAGCAGCTGGAGGGAAAGTTGTACTTCCTAAAACAGCGATCGGTGAAAATGGATTCATGGGATTCTTTCAGGATACGGAAGGCAATGTCGTTGGCTTTCATTCTAGAAATTGA
- a CDS encoding TetR/AcrR family transcriptional regulator, with translation MSKKRQLILDTARTLFNQQGFAQVTIRMIAQELGMSSGNLNYHFKKRSDIFEALYFEMVGIFDRRVDELPNHTFTFEAIQSDIRTSMEVMVQYRFFWTDMHFLLKDHPNVRAHFEGAYQKRKAGYTYLFGQLRQLGLMLEPEFSRQFHDLGERMIAYSNTWIYASKLYLSSNISPEDIGYQSNQLLSMMYPYLSSQGKQLLKPLLEDSVPTES, from the coding sequence ATGAGTAAAAAACGCCAATTGATTCTAGACACGGCAAGAACGCTATTTAATCAGCAGGGATTTGCCCAAGTCACGATCCGGATGATCGCACAGGAATTGGGCATGAGCTCAGGGAATCTGAATTATCACTTCAAAAAGCGTTCAGACATATTCGAGGCATTGTACTTTGAAATGGTGGGAATCTTTGATCGACGCGTAGACGAATTGCCCAACCACACGTTCACTTTTGAGGCCATCCAATCAGACATACGGACAAGCATGGAAGTGATGGTTCAGTACCGATTCTTCTGGACGGATATGCATTTTCTGCTGAAGGATCATCCGAATGTAAGAGCGCACTTTGAAGGAGCCTATCAAAAAAGGAAGGCAGGCTATACATACTTATTTGGACAATTGAGGCAGTTAGGTTTGATGCTAGAACCTGAATTTTCTCGTCAGTTTCATGATTTGGGGGAACGAATGATTGCGTACAGCAACACCTGGATTTATGCTTCGAAATTGTATCTGAGCAGCAACATCAGCCCAGAAGATATTGGTTATCAGTCGAATCAATTACTTTCCATGATGTATCCCTATTTGAGCTCCCAAGGCAAACAATTGCTCAAGCCCCTATTGGAAGATTCCGTTCCCACTGAAAGCTAA
- a CDS encoding ADP-ribosylglycohydrolase family protein → MLGATIGDIIGSRFEKHNHKSKHFELFTSQCRFTDDSVLTWAVAHALLKNEPFDKSLKSFARNYPFAGYGNTFKKWVLGLISGPYHSWGNGSAMRVSPVGYAFQNLERTLFVAEKSASVTHNHPEGIKGAQAIAGAIWLARHGKTKAQIRFFLEHAIGYDLSFTLDEIRPEYRFDVSCQGSVPQAIVAFLEAKDFEDAIRNAISIGGDSDTIASMAGALAEAYWGDIPNWISQSAQSYIPDTQWTLIQTFYRKFSK, encoded by the coding sequence ATGCTCGGTGCCACCATCGGAGATATCATCGGTTCACGCTTTGAAAAGCACAACCACAAATCCAAGCACTTCGAATTATTCACCTCCCAGTGCAGATTCACGGATGATTCCGTCCTGACTTGGGCAGTAGCTCATGCATTGCTCAAAAATGAACCCTTTGATAAATCTCTGAAATCCTTTGCCAGAAATTATCCCTTCGCCGGTTATGGCAATACCTTCAAGAAGTGGGTGCTTGGTCTGATTTCCGGCCCATACCATTCTTGGGGAAATGGTTCAGCGATGCGAGTAAGTCCAGTAGGGTATGCCTTCCAGAATCTTGAGAGAACACTCTTTGTAGCAGAAAAAAGTGCATCAGTCACCCACAATCACCCCGAAGGAATCAAAGGTGCTCAAGCCATTGCCGGAGCCATTTGGCTAGCCAGACACGGCAAAACCAAGGCCCAAATCAGATTCTTTCTTGAACATGCTATCGGGTATGATTTGTCTTTTACCTTGGACGAGATTCGGCCTGAATATAGGTTTGACGTAAGTTGCCAAGGGTCTGTACCTCAGGCTATCGTAGCCTTTCTCGAAGCAAAAGATTTCGAGGATGCCATCAGAAATGCCATATCCATAGGGGGAGATAGTGATACGATTGCCAGTATGGCTGGGGCCCTCGCGGAAGCATATTGGGGAGATATTCCTAACTGGATTTCTCAGAGCGCGCAATCCTACATTCCTGACACCCAGTGGACGCTCATACAAACCTTCTATCGGAAATTTTCCAAATGA
- a CDS encoding AAA family ATPase: MQAIIFMGIQASGKSTYYWRNFFNSHVRISMDLLNTRNRERLFLQSCLQTQAAFVVDNTNPTLADRQRYIPLAKERQYEVVGYFFETSLKAALRRNSFRTGKARIPEVGVRACLRKLERPSFSEGFDKLYRVRLEGNQYVVSDWEAQID, translated from the coding sequence ATGCAGGCAATTATCTTCATGGGGATTCAGGCATCGGGAAAATCCACCTATTATTGGCGGAACTTCTTCAACAGCCATGTGCGTATTAGCATGGATCTACTCAATACCCGCAACCGAGAACGCCTGTTTCTGCAAAGCTGCCTCCAGACTCAAGCGGCCTTTGTCGTGGACAATACCAATCCCACGCTCGCAGATCGACAACGTTACATTCCCCTCGCCAAGGAACGGCAGTACGAGGTGGTGGGCTATTTCTTCGAAACGAGCCTGAAAGCCGCCTTGCGTAGAAATAGCTTTCGCACCGGGAAAGCGCGGATTCCCGAAGTTGGGGTACGGGCATGTCTCCGCAAACTTGAGCGTCCCAGCTTTTCAGAAGGGTTTGACAAGTTGTATCGGGTTCGACTCGAAGGAAATCAGTATGTGGTCTCAGATTGGGAAGCGCAAATAGATTGA
- a CDS encoding alpha/beta hydrolase, with translation MMDFFKSQEGKAEILDLYDRKLESLELEVESQTVETAFGRTHVLVTGPKDGPPLMIVHGSNGCAPIAFETYPNLAKQFRVYAVDVLAQPNRSQGVRMSMSDDSYGQWMNELLGKLNLQSVVLVGFSFGGLVILKTLENDESRIQEVFLAAPAYIANGNPLKAMFKMFIPMKRYMKTLNRKYVDRFLAEIFTARDEFAMAYLPAVFQHFEMDFTPVPTIATAAAQQIQTPIHLFGAGQDLIFPGRKVLKRAQKIFPSLKSAVLLESSKHVQNRVDNDRIEQAVLASFQITLGSLK, from the coding sequence ATGATGGATTTCTTCAAATCGCAGGAAGGAAAAGCTGAAATATTGGATCTCTATGATCGCAAGCTCGAATCGTTGGAATTGGAGGTGGAGTCCCAAACAGTGGAAACCGCGTTTGGGAGGACACATGTTCTAGTCACTGGCCCCAAGGATGGGCCGCCCCTGATGATCGTCCATGGTTCCAATGGCTGTGCACCGATTGCATTCGAAACCTATCCCAATCTGGCTAAGCAGTTTCGAGTTTATGCGGTGGATGTATTGGCTCAGCCCAATCGCAGTCAGGGAGTTCGGATGAGTATGTCTGACGATTCATACGGGCAATGGATGAATGAGCTGCTGGGCAAGCTGAACCTCCAATCAGTGGTTTTGGTGGGCTTTTCATTTGGGGGCCTTGTCATCCTCAAAACGCTTGAAAACGATGAATCACGCATTCAGGAGGTATTTCTCGCGGCACCCGCCTACATCGCAAATGGGAATCCACTCAAGGCGATGTTCAAGATGTTCATCCCCATGAAGCGGTACATGAAAACGCTCAACCGAAAGTATGTAGACCGATTTCTTGCAGAGATTTTCACTGCCAGAGATGAGTTTGCGATGGCTTACTTGCCAGCGGTATTCCAACATTTTGAGATGGATTTCACCCCCGTTCCTACCATCGCCACGGCTGCGGCTCAGCAAATCCAAACTCCCATACACCTTTTCGGGGCAGGGCAAGATTTGATTTTTCCCGGCCGAAAAGTACTCAAGCGCGCCCAAAAGATTTTTCCTTCCCTCAAATCAGCTGTGCTGCTCGAATCCTCCAAACATGTCCAAAATCGAGTCGACAATGACCGGATTGAACAGGCTGTTTTGGCCTCGTTTCAAATAACACTTGGTTCCCTCAAATAA
- a CDS encoding HD domain-containing protein, with protein sequence MNLPELPQSVSSLLDDRNAPIRLIRHLKLVHSTAHHLVDELNGKWPTLVWDSSAILFGAATHDIGKIEVQAELFEPGKRHEQEGYHLLLEAGFPASLARFAKTHGQWNAPGLELEDLAVVLADKLWKGKRGHEWEERFGQLLAQRMEADYWEIFSALDEILSKLAEGSDARIHWQGSEY encoded by the coding sequence ATGAATCTCCCCGAACTTCCTCAGTCAGTTTCCTCGCTTTTGGATGATCGCAATGCGCCTATTCGTCTAATTCGACATCTAAAGCTTGTTCACTCGACCGCCCATCATTTGGTGGATGAATTGAATGGAAAATGGCCCACGCTCGTGTGGGATTCATCCGCCATTCTCTTCGGAGCTGCCACCCATGATATTGGGAAAATAGAGGTGCAAGCGGAACTATTTGAACCGGGGAAACGGCACGAGCAAGAAGGATATCACCTGCTGTTGGAGGCAGGTTTTCCAGCGTCGCTAGCCCGGTTCGCCAAGACCCATGGACAATGGAACGCTCCAGGTCTGGAATTGGAGGATCTGGCGGTGGTATTGGCCGATAAGCTCTGGAAGGGAAAGCGCGGACATGAGTGGGAAGAGCGATTTGGGCAATTATTGGCCCAAAGAATGGAGGCCGATTATTGGGAGATATTTTCAGCGTTGGATGAAATCCTAAGTAAGCTCGCTGAAGGCTCAGATGCTCGAATCCATTGGCAAGGCAGCGAGTATTGA
- a CDS encoding ThiF family adenylyltransferase, whose translation MIPFHQRLEFLHPLQDKTRVSELMADPQTEVFDTISKQIEEWEAIRRYSPLSEKSFDPNGIWVYYPWSRRLVRILNEEQFVEVRTNRNRNKLTYQEQQILSQKRVGIIGLSVGKATAITLAMERAFGEIRLADFDTLELSNLNRIHAGIHHLGIPKWELVAREILEIDPFLKVIGYPDGIHPDNLSGFLTTGGKLDVLVDECDSLDIKILCRLAARDLLIPVLMETSDRGMLDVERFDLTPDRPILHGLIDHLDIAELRHLKTSEEKAPFVQAILGADQISDRLRESMADIGTHLLTWPQLASAVALGGAVITDTWRRMVLGEYRSSGRFYVDLSQLVSHSNFPV comes from the coding sequence ATGATACCATTCCACCAGCGGCTCGAGTTCCTGCATCCGCTTCAGGACAAAACACGAGTTTCCGAACTGATGGCAGATCCTCAAACGGAGGTTTTTGACACCATTTCCAAACAGATTGAGGAATGGGAGGCCATCCGCCGCTATTCTCCCCTTTCCGAAAAGTCCTTCGATCCGAATGGCATTTGGGTGTATTATCCTTGGTCCCGGCGGCTGGTGCGCATTCTGAATGAAGAACAATTCGTTGAAGTCCGCACCAATCGCAATCGAAACAAACTCACTTACCAAGAGCAGCAAATTCTTTCCCAAAAACGGGTGGGGATCATCGGCCTTTCCGTAGGCAAAGCCACAGCCATCACACTGGCGATGGAAAGGGCTTTTGGAGAAATTCGACTGGCAGATTTCGACACATTGGAACTGTCCAATCTCAATCGAATCCACGCGGGCATCCATCATCTGGGCATCCCAAAGTGGGAACTGGTTGCTCGTGAAATTCTCGAAATCGATCCATTTCTCAAGGTCATCGGCTATCCAGATGGAATCCATCCCGACAATCTTTCAGGGTTCCTCACAACGGGAGGCAAGCTCGATGTCCTTGTGGATGAATGCGACAGCCTCGACATTAAAATCCTGTGCAGATTAGCTGCGAGGGACCTCCTGATCCCGGTCCTCATGGAAACCAGCGACCGAGGCATGCTGGATGTTGAGCGATTTGACCTGACACCTGACCGCCCAATTCTTCACGGGTTGATTGACCATCTCGACATTGCAGAACTCAGGCATCTAAAAACTTCCGAGGAGAAAGCACCATTCGTTCAGGCTATTCTGGGGGCCGACCAAATATCAGATCGCCTTCGGGAGTCTATGGCGGACATCGGTACGCATCTACTGACTTGGCCGCAACTGGCATCTGCAGTGGCTTTGGGGGGAGCGGTGATCACCGATACTTGGCG
- a CDS encoding organic hydroperoxide resistance protein yields MKQLFQTKATAIGGRNGHVRSEDGVIDMDVRIPTMMGGEGGAFTNPEQLFAAGYAACFDNALIHVARLQKVQVQTETTATVGLAMNADQTFALTVALAVKLEGVDAEVAQQLVNKAHATCPYSNAIRGNVDVQIEVLPAPVQA; encoded by the coding sequence ATGAAACAGTTATTTCAAACCAAAGCCACAGCCATTGGCGGAAGAAATGGCCACGTACGGAGCGAGGATGGGGTGATCGACATGGATGTCCGGATTCCTACAATGATGGGCGGTGAAGGAGGTGCTTTTACCAATCCTGAGCAGCTGTTCGCAGCGGGATATGCGGCATGTTTCGACAACGCCCTGATTCACGTAGCCCGACTCCAGAAAGTACAGGTACAGACTGAGACCACTGCTACTGTGGGATTGGCGATGAATGCCGACCAGACTTTCGCTTTGACGGTAGCCTTGGCCGTGAAGCTGGAAGGGGTAGACGCCGAGGTGGCCCAGCAATTGGTGAACAAAGCCCATGCGACCTGTCCGTACTCCAATGCCATCCGTGGCAATGTAGACGTACAGATTGAAGTGCTTCCCGCCCCGGTTCAGGCCTAA
- a CDS encoding thiamine pyrophosphate-dependent enzyme — MSDQLIWHEVLADKSELPESRVMTVTAGHKDLCLTHWKGEFTALDNKCPHQGGPLGEGSIENGQLRCPWHGWDFCPHGGSSDGFEDGLKTYPLKIEGEAILVGLEPEPAHVPTVTDRMVETMVNWGVNRVFGMVGHSNLGLADAIRRQEVAGNLVFIGIRHEGAASFAASAYGKLTGKPAACFAIAGPGSTNMFTGLWDAKVDRAPILALTGQVATQVVGTGNFQEVDLVRAFQTVAAFNQRVEHQSRHSELMTLAIKHAVLQRDVAHLTFPDQVQVLPAGNEQAQEPTGRIVPLSIAPPADMLQQAIKQIHQSERPVIIVGHGARFHMTAIIELAERLQCPVMTTFKGKGQIPDSHPLGCGVLGRSGTPIASYFMNEADLLIVFGASFSNHTGITPKLPTIQVDFDPMAIGKFHPIDIGVYGEISRTVELLLQSETDLGAHKIPREEQIAARWEIWRAEKAKRLKQQDRGQGISSIAIFDRLMHHADPNAIMCVDVGNNAYSFGRYFETEQHTFLMSGYLGSIGFALPAAMGAWAAVGSQRQIVAVAGDGGLCQYLAEFTTVVKYGMPIKLVVINNQELGKISKEQRAGGWDKWATDLVNPNFAEYAASCGGLGIQVSDKSELDAAFKRLFAHKGPALLEIQADVALI; from the coding sequence ATGTCCGATCAACTCATTTGGCACGAAGTGTTGGCAGACAAATCCGAACTGCCTGAATCCCGTGTGATGACCGTTACCGCCGGTCACAAAGACCTTTGCCTAACCCACTGGAAGGGCGAATTCACCGCACTTGACAACAAATGCCCACACCAAGGCGGTCCGCTCGGCGAAGGTTCCATCGAAAATGGCCAGCTCAGATGTCCGTGGCACGGGTGGGATTTTTGTCCTCACGGCGGCAGTTCTGATGGATTCGAAGATGGCCTCAAGACCTATCCGCTCAAAATCGAAGGAGAAGCTATTCTCGTTGGGTTGGAACCTGAGCCTGCCCATGTCCCGACCGTGACGGATCGTATGGTGGAAACGATGGTCAATTGGGGCGTAAATCGAGTATTCGGGATGGTCGGCCATTCCAATCTTGGCTTGGCAGATGCCATCCGCAGGCAAGAAGTAGCAGGCAATCTAGTCTTCATCGGAATCCGCCATGAGGGAGCCGCTTCATTCGCAGCATCCGCCTATGGCAAACTCACCGGAAAACCTGCTGCTTGTTTTGCTATTGCAGGACCGGGAAGCACCAATATGTTTACAGGACTGTGGGATGCCAAGGTAGACCGCGCCCCGATTTTGGCACTGACAGGGCAAGTAGCAACGCAGGTCGTGGGAACGGGAAATTTTCAGGAGGTGGATCTGGTCCGGGCATTTCAGACGGTAGCGGCATTCAACCAAAGAGTCGAGCATCAAAGTAGGCATTCGGAGCTTATGACACTTGCCATCAAGCACGCAGTCCTCCAACGGGATGTAGCCCACCTCACCTTTCCGGACCAGGTCCAGGTCTTGCCAGCTGGAAACGAGCAAGCTCAGGAACCAACAGGTCGGATTGTGCCCTTGAGTATCGCTCCCCCTGCGGACATGTTGCAACAAGCCATCAAACAGATTCACCAATCAGAACGTCCCGTGATCATTGTCGGCCATGGCGCGAGATTCCACATGACGGCCATCATCGAATTGGCAGAGCGTCTACAGTGTCCTGTCATGACAACCTTCAAGGGCAAAGGCCAGATTCCGGATAGTCATCCGCTCGGATGCGGAGTATTGGGGAGGAGCGGAACCCCGATCGCTTCCTACTTCATGAATGAGGCAGATCTGCTCATCGTGTTTGGGGCTTCCTTTTCCAACCACACAGGCATCACCCCCAAACTACCTACCATTCAGGTGGATTTTGATCCCATGGCCATCGGCAAGTTTCATCCGATCGATATCGGCGTGTATGGCGAAATTTCCCGGACCGTAGAACTATTGCTTCAATCCGAGACTGATTTAGGGGCCCATAAAATTCCTCGTGAAGAGCAAATCGCAGCCCGCTGGGAAATCTGGCGCGCAGAAAAGGCCAAGCGTCTCAAGCAACAAGATCGAGGTCAAGGCATCAGCTCTATCGCCATCTTTGACAGGTTGATGCATCATGCAGATCCCAACGCCATCATGTGTGTGGATGTGGGCAACAACGCCTATTCCTTCGGTCGATATTTTGAGACCGAGCAACACACCTTCCTGATGTCCGGGTATCTGGGTTCTATCGGTTTTGCGCTACCTGCGGCGATGGGTGCTTGGGCTGCGGTCGGGAGCCAGCGGCAAATTGTAGCTGTGGCAGGAGATGGTGGTTTGTGCCAATATCTTGCGGAATTCACAACGGTGGTCAAATACGGTATGCCCATCAAGTTGGTCGTCATCAACAATCAAGAATTGGGAAAAATCTCCAAGGAACAGCGTGCAGGAGGCTGGGACAAATGGGCGACAGATCTTGTCAATCCCAACTTTGCGGAATATGCGGCCAGTTGCGGAGGATTGGGTATTCAAGTGTCGGACAAATCAGAACTCGATGCGGCATTCAAGCGATTGTTTGCCCACAAGGGACCTGCCCTCTTGGAGATTCAGGCGGATGTGGCATTGATCTGA